A genomic segment from Bufo bufo chromosome 8, aBufBuf1.1, whole genome shotgun sequence encodes:
- the LOC121009511 gene encoding histo-blood group ABO system transferase-like, which produces MQQEKYEKSNRKCFYILIYMVVLCLVSFCWFNVSGREWHSDVNIICHPQTESKTLANASHLDLLQDICLERMLYEKPNALKPLRTDVLIMTPWFAPIVWNGTYNIDILNAQFHKRHVRIGLTVFAIKKYTVFLQTFIETAEKFFMVGHMVNYYVFTDRVKDMPNITLPEGRQLVILEVPSYKRWQDVSMRRMEMIRDYTRQRFINEVDYLVCVDVDMKFRDEVGVEILSDVFGTLHPGFYGATRAHFTYERRKESTAYIPSDEGDFYYAGGYFGGKVEEVYKLTNFCHNEMMIDKANHIEAVWHDESYLNKYFLYHKPTKILSPEYLWADGFGVPEFLKRRRFIALPKDHNAIRNKRALYDHSRARQKFHSWSINGQNF; this is translated from the exons ATGAAAAAAGCAACAGGAAGTGTTTTTATATTCTCATCTACATGGTGGTTCTGTGTCTGGTGTCCTTCTGCTG gtttaatgtcagCGGACGCGAGTGGCATTCGGATGTGAACATCATCTGCCATCCTCA GACAGAATCAAAAACGCTTGCAAATGCCTCCCACTTGGACCTATTACAAGATATTTGTCTTGAAAG AATGCTGTATGAAAAGCCGAATGCCTTGAAGCCTCT GAGAACCGATGTCCTGATAATGACGCCTTGGTTTGCACCAATTGTATGGAATGGCACCTACAATATCGATATACTGAATGCACAATTCCACAAGAGACATGTTCGCATAGGCCTCACTGTGTTTGCCATCAAAAA GTACACAGTCTTTCTGCAGACTTTTATTGAAACTGCCGAAAAGTTCTTCATGGTGGGACATATGGTCAACTATTACGTGTTCACAGACCGCGTTAAAGACATGCCCAATATCACCCTTCCTGAGGGAAGGCAACTGGTGATCTTAGAGGTTCCAAGCTACAAAAGATGGCAGGATGTGTCCATGAGACGCATGGAAATGATTCGAGACTATACGCGGCAAAGATTCATCAATGAAGTGGACTACTTGGTGTGCGTTGATGTGGACATGAAGTTTAGAGATGAGGTTGGGGTGGAGATCCTCAGTGatgtttttggcaccttacatcccgGCTTCTATGGCGCTACCCGCGCGCACTTCACATATGAGCGGCGAAAAGAGTCTACCGCCTACATTCCTTCTGATGAAGGAGACTTTTATTACGCTGGTGGTTATTTTGGGGGAAAGGTAGAAGAGGTCTACAAGTTGACCAATTTTTGCCATAATGAGATGATGATTGACAAAGCAAATCACATTGAAGCCGTCTGGCATGACGAGAGCTATCTAAACAAATATTTCCTTTATCACAAGCCAACTAAAATTCTGTCTCCTGAATATCTATGGGCCGATGGTTTTGGGGTTCCAGAATTCCTTAAGAGGAGAAGATTTATTGCTCTTCCAAAAGATCACAATGCGATTCGCAACAAAAGAGCTTTGTATGACCATTCAAGAGCAAGACAAAAATTTCATAGTTGGTCAATTAATGGTCAAAACTTCTGA